In Paenibacillus sp. 1781tsa1, one DNA window encodes the following:
- a CDS encoding polymer-forming cytoskeletal protein — protein sequence MEERNKRNDLNVSGMSQTAGGEFHRVSIDGMAKVNGNLDCTSMEVNGTLKMHGALSSESATINGMCTLNGPLTSSRVRVDGMTTINGDLHSPELEVNGKCTVRGRVDGERIDIGGVIDVEGDVQCESLNVQGNIKISGFLNAGTVEIRLHTSSSAREIGGERIDIRRKEQQNGFWKSIGLAGTPSFKTSLIEGDEIVLEDTEADIVRGSNIFIGRGCNIRLVEYSGELEVDQDAKVGSSQRI from the coding sequence ATGGAAGAACGGAATAAGCGGAATGATCTAAACGTATCGGGTATGAGTCAAACGGCAGGCGGGGAGTTTCACCGCGTATCGATTGATGGCATGGCTAAGGTGAACGGTAATCTGGACTGTACCTCTATGGAAGTGAATGGAACATTGAAGATGCACGGCGCTTTAAGCTCCGAGAGTGCAACGATTAACGGCATGTGTACGTTGAACGGCCCCTTGACCAGTTCGCGTGTTCGTGTGGATGGCATGACAACAATTAACGGAGATCTTCATAGCCCTGAGCTTGAAGTGAACGGGAAATGCACTGTACGGGGACGAGTGGATGGGGAACGAATTGATATTGGCGGCGTGATCGATGTTGAAGGTGATGTGCAATGTGAGTCCCTGAACGTACAGGGAAATATAAAGATCAGCGGCTTCCTGAATGCAGGAACAGTGGAGATCAGGCTTCATACCTCTTCTTCGGCTAGAGAGATTGGCGGAGAGCGTATTGATATTCGTCGCAAGGAACAACAGAACGGGTTCTGGAAAAGTATTGGCCTGGCCGGGACTCCATCATTTAAGACATCCTTAATTGAGGGCGATGAGATTGTGCTGGAAGATACCGAAGCTGATATTGTTCGGGGGAGTAACATTTTTATCGGTCGCGGCTGTAACATCAGGCTGGTCGAGTATTCAGGTGAACTTGAGGTAGATCAGGATGCCAAGGTGGGCAGCAGTCAGCGAATTTAA
- a CDS encoding YhbD family protein — MTDDLISKKELLDLTGISYGQLYRWKRKNLIPEEWFIRKSSYTGQETFFPKQQILLRIDKILNMKDGLSLDELADVFSPTLGEVEMSAQQLLERNIVSQVSLDLLKEAGREQPQYALEQIMMLYVLDKLLMSGDITRQEGALLIDVMSEHYYRFTGKPSELVLIRKMGVPSFMLVTAGTEFYFDNGVKVVLRQPMGTFMEELKLKLG, encoded by the coding sequence ATGACGGATGATTTGATCTCCAAAAAAGAACTGCTGGACCTGACAGGAATCTCCTACGGCCAGTTATACCGCTGGAAGCGGAAAAATCTCATTCCGGAAGAATGGTTTATTCGAAAGTCGTCCTACACCGGACAAGAGACCTTTTTTCCCAAACAACAGATTTTACTGCGCATTGACAAGATTCTCAATATGAAAGACGGATTATCGCTGGATGAGCTGGCTGACGTGTTCTCACCTACGTTGGGTGAAGTGGAGATGTCTGCACAGCAACTATTAGAGCGAAACATTGTTTCACAAGTCTCGCTGGATCTGTTGAAAGAAGCAGGTCGGGAACAACCGCAATATGCTTTGGAGCAGATTATGATGCTCTACGTCCTTGATAAGCTGTTAATGAGCGGAGATATTACTCGGCAAGAGGGTGCGTTGTTAATCGATGTGATGTCCGAACATTATTATCGTTTTACAGGCAAACCCAGCGAACTGGTGCTTATCCGTAAGATGGGTGTTCCTTCATTCATGCTGGTAACAGCAGGAACGGAGTTTTATTTTGACAATGGTGTGAAGGTGGTTCTCAGACAGCCGATGGGAACATTTATGGAAGAATTAAAACTCAAATTGGGATAA
- a CDS encoding alpha/beta hydrolase family protein encodes MALIKCDFYSDTLGLSTSMHVILPQQTHNQIGMENVTGKGLHPTLYLLHGLSDDDSIWLRRTSIERYVANLGIAVVMPQVHRSFYTDMVEGGKYWTFISEELPSLARSFFPLSSKREDNFVAGLSMGGYGAFKLALRKPEQYAAAASLSGALDMSAHMDRNASSALQQTELQRIFGPDVAGTENDLIHLLKENQSGESPRPLLYQCCGTEDFLYEDNQTFRQACEQTNFELTYEEGPGEHEWGYWDAKIQDVLKWLPLPKRD; translated from the coding sequence ATGGCACTTATTAAATGTGATTTTTACTCCGATACGCTTGGGCTGAGTACCAGCATGCATGTCATTCTGCCGCAACAAACCCACAATCAGATCGGTATGGAGAACGTGACTGGCAAAGGTCTTCACCCAACCCTGTACCTGTTACACGGTCTATCGGATGATGATTCCATCTGGCTGCGCCGCACATCGATTGAACGTTATGTAGCAAACCTTGGAATCGCCGTTGTTATGCCACAGGTACATCGTAGTTTCTATACGGATATGGTCGAAGGCGGAAAATACTGGACGTTTATCAGCGAAGAACTGCCCTCACTTGCTCGTTCTTTCTTCCCTCTGTCATCAAAGCGTGAGGATAACTTCGTTGCTGGATTATCCATGGGTGGTTATGGCGCGTTCAAGCTGGCCCTTCGTAAACCAGAGCAATATGCGGCAGCTGCCAGTTTGTCTGGAGCACTCGATATGTCTGCACATATGGATAGAAACGCATCCTCAGCATTACAACAGACAGAGTTACAGCGGATTTTTGGACCCGATGTGGCAGGTACAGAGAACGATCTGATCCATCTGTTAAAAGAAAATCAGTCTGGCGAAAGCCCACGACCTTTGCTCTACCAATGTTGCGGAACGGAAGATTTCCTGTATGAGGATAATCAAACTTTCCGTCAAGCCTGCGAACAAACAAACTTCGAATTGACCTATGAGGAAGGACCTGGTGAACATGAATGGGGCTACTGGGATGCCAAGATCCAGGATGTATTGAAATGGTTGCCTTTGCCCAAGCGCGATTAG
- the argH gene encoding argininosuccinate lyase: protein MSKLWGGRFTKQTNHLVEEYTASINFDKALAEEDIQGSLAHVTMLGKCGILPAEDVETIKEGLITVLHKIRAGEVEFSVSDEDIHMNIEKNLIETIGPVGGKLHTGRSRNDQVATDMHLYLRERVVGFVGMLHSLQEALIGQAKDNLDTIVPGYTHLQRAQPILFAHHLMAYVSMFQRDAERLMDSYKRINILPLGAGALAGTTFPIDRHFVAEQLGFDGVYENSLDAVSDRDFIVEFLAAASLIMTHLSRLSEELVLWSSTEFGFVELDDAFCTGSSIMPQKKNPDVPELVRGKTGRVYGNLIGLLTVLKSLPLAYNKDMQEDKEGMFDTVATLEGALQLFAPMIATMTVNKDRMRQAVNQDFSNATDIADFLVGEGLPFRQAHEVIGKTVLYCIQNSKYLLDLTIDEFKQFSPLFDERIYDVLQPEAVVNARNVYGGTASGQVAEAIGRSEKVLEITEQWITNRG from the coding sequence GTGAGCAAGCTGTGGGGAGGACGTTTTACAAAACAAACCAATCATTTGGTTGAGGAATATACGGCATCGATTAATTTTGACAAAGCATTGGCTGAAGAGGATATCCAGGGAAGTCTGGCCCATGTGACGATGTTAGGCAAATGCGGCATTCTCCCAGCGGAAGATGTAGAAACGATCAAAGAAGGACTGATCACCGTTCTGCACAAAATCCGTGCGGGCGAAGTTGAATTCTCCGTATCGGACGAAGACATCCACATGAATATTGAGAAAAACCTGATCGAGACGATTGGCCCTGTAGGCGGTAAATTACATACAGGCCGTAGCCGGAACGACCAGGTTGCAACGGATATGCACCTATACTTGCGTGAGCGCGTGGTTGGATTTGTAGGCATGCTGCATTCCTTGCAGGAAGCACTGATTGGACAAGCGAAAGATAACCTCGATACCATCGTACCGGGTTATACGCATCTTCAACGGGCACAGCCGATTCTGTTCGCCCATCACCTGATGGCGTATGTCTCTATGTTCCAACGGGATGCTGAGCGGCTGATGGACAGCTACAAACGCATTAACATCCTGCCACTGGGCGCAGGTGCGCTCGCGGGCACAACTTTCCCGATCGACCGTCATTTTGTGGCGGAACAACTGGGCTTTGACGGCGTGTACGAGAACAGTCTGGACGCAGTAAGCGACCGTGACTTTATCGTAGAGTTCCTGGCGGCAGCTTCGCTGATCATGACTCACTTGTCCCGTCTGAGTGAAGAGCTGGTACTGTGGAGCAGCACGGAGTTTGGGTTTGTTGAACTGGACGATGCATTCTGCACAGGCAGCAGCATTATGCCTCAGAAGAAAAACCCGGACGTTCCTGAACTGGTTCGTGGTAAAACAGGACGTGTGTACGGCAACCTGATTGGTTTGCTGACGGTTTTGAAATCTCTCCCACTGGCATACAACAAAGATATGCAGGAAGACAAAGAAGGCATGTTCGATACGGTAGCAACGCTGGAAGGTGCACTTCAACTGTTTGCTCCAATGATCGCGACAATGACCGTGAACAAGGATCGTATGCGTCAAGCGGTCAACCAGGATTTCTCGAACGCTACGGATATTGCCGATTTCCTCGTAGGCGAAGGCTTGCCTTTCCGTCAGGCGCATGAAGTCATTGGTAAAACAGTGCTGTACTGCATCCAGAACAGCAAGTATTTGCTGGATCTGACGATCGATGAATTCAAGCAGTTCTCACCGCTGTTCGATGAACGCATCTATGACGTACTGCAACCGGAAGCTGTTGTGAACGCTCGTAATGTTTACGGCGGAACAGCTTCGGGTCAAGTCGCGGAAGCCATCGGACGCAGTGAAAAGGTACTGGAAATTACCGAGCAATGGATTACGAACCGCGGTTAA
- a CDS encoding argininosuccinate synthase, protein MAKEKIVLAYSGGLDTSVILKWLKETYDAEIIAFTADIGQKDELDGLEEKALATGASKVYIDDLRDEFAKDFIYPMFQAGALYEGQYLLGTSIARPLIAKRMVDIARAEGATAIAHGATGKGNDQVRFELNAAALTPDINVIAPWRLEEFRNQFPGRAEMIAYAEKHGIPVTASAAKPYSTDRNLLHISYESGVLEDPWFDPSADENKDMFLLSSAPEDAPDQAEYVELEFEKGDCVALNGERLSPLQVMEQLNELGGKHGIGRVDMVENRFVGMKSRGVYETPGGTILFTAHRKMESITMDREVMNLRDSLITRYSTLVYNGFWFAPERLALQALVSESQKNVTGTVRVKLYKGNIIGAGVKSPVSLYNPDIATMEADPTQAYDQGDATGFIRLNALRLKVNSGVEQNKN, encoded by the coding sequence ATGGCTAAGGAAAAAATTGTACTCGCGTATTCAGGCGGGTTGGACACATCTGTAATTTTGAAATGGTTGAAAGAAACATATGATGCTGAGATTATCGCCTTCACAGCGGATATCGGACAAAAGGACGAACTGGATGGCTTGGAGGAAAAAGCACTCGCTACTGGCGCTTCCAAAGTATACATCGACGATCTGCGTGATGAATTCGCGAAAGATTTCATCTATCCGATGTTCCAGGCAGGTGCCCTCTATGAAGGACAATACCTGCTCGGCACAAGTATCGCTCGTCCACTGATCGCTAAACGCATGGTGGATATCGCTCGTGCAGAAGGCGCTACAGCCATCGCTCACGGCGCTACGGGTAAAGGAAATGACCAAGTTCGCTTTGAGTTGAATGCGGCTGCGCTGACGCCAGACATTAACGTCATTGCACCTTGGCGTCTGGAAGAATTCCGCAACCAATTCCCGGGACGTGCCGAGATGATTGCTTACGCTGAGAAACATGGTATTCCGGTAACCGCATCTGCGGCTAAACCATACTCCACAGACCGTAACTTGCTGCATATCAGCTATGAGAGCGGTGTGCTTGAAGATCCTTGGTTCGATCCAAGCGCGGACGAGAACAAAGACATGTTCCTGCTGAGCAGTGCACCTGAAGATGCGCCGGACCAAGCGGAATATGTTGAGCTTGAATTCGAAAAAGGCGACTGTGTTGCACTGAACGGTGAACGCCTGAGCCCGCTGCAAGTGATGGAGCAACTGAACGAGCTGGGTGGCAAACATGGTATTGGCCGTGTAGATATGGTTGAAAACCGTTTTGTTGGTATGAAGAGCCGTGGCGTATACGAAACACCGGGTGGAACAATCTTGTTCACTGCACATCGCAAAATGGAATCCATCACGATGGACCGTGAAGTGATGAACCTGCGTGACAGCCTGATCACACGTTACAGCACATTGGTATACAACGGTTTCTGGTTCGCACCGGAACGTCTGGCGCTGCAAGCGCTGGTGAGCGAAAGCCAGAAGAACGTTACAGGTACAGTTCGTGTGAAACTTTACAAAGGCAACATCATCGGCGCAGGTGTGAAAAGTCCTGTCAGCCTCTACAATCCGGACATCGCAACGATGGAAGCTGATCCAACGCAAGCTTACGATCAAGGTGATGCAACAGGCTTTATCCGCCTGAATGCACTGCGTTTGAAAGTAAACTCCGGCGTGGAGCAGAACAAAAACTAA
- the argF gene encoding ornithine carbamoyltransferase: MTAQQTEKIQKIDLRGRDFIEFTDYTAEEIRYLLDLAIEIKGKQKSGVPFQPLKGKTIGLIFEKSSTRTRVSFEVGMFQLGGHALFLSKNDIQLGRGETTHDTAKVLSRYLDGIMIRTFGHHNVTELAEHADVPVINGLSDAAHPCQVLADFQTVLEHKGKLAGLKMAYIGDGNNMAHSLMLGAAKMGMHVAVATPEGYEPDSAVVEQARIIAQESGSEVTVTYSAQEAAKDADIVYTDVWASMGFEEEQKIREQAFAAYQVDEELMKGAKPDYMFLHCLPAHRGEEVSAGVIDGPNSLIFDQAENRLHAQKALMAALMSE, from the coding sequence ATGACAGCACAACAGACGGAAAAGATTCAGAAGATTGATCTGAGAGGCCGGGATTTTATCGAGTTCACGGACTATACGGCCGAGGAGATTCGTTATCTGCTTGATCTCGCGATTGAGATTAAAGGCAAGCAAAAAAGCGGTGTACCGTTTCAACCGTTGAAAGGCAAAACGATCGGACTTATTTTTGAAAAATCGTCCACACGTACGCGTGTATCCTTTGAAGTGGGCATGTTCCAGTTGGGTGGACATGCACTCTTCCTGAGTAAAAATGATATCCAGCTGGGTCGCGGGGAAACGACACATGATACAGCCAAAGTACTGTCCCGTTACCTGGACGGCATCATGATCCGTACCTTTGGACACCATAATGTAACTGAACTGGCAGAACATGCGGATGTTCCGGTCATTAACGGCCTGAGCGATGCAGCGCATCCTTGTCAGGTACTGGCAGACTTCCAAACGGTGCTGGAGCACAAAGGCAAGCTCGCAGGTCTGAAAATGGCTTACATCGGAGATGGCAACAATATGGCACACTCCCTGATGCTCGGTGCAGCGAAGATGGGTATGCATGTTGCTGTAGCAACGCCAGAAGGTTATGAGCCGGATAGCGCAGTTGTGGAGCAGGCGCGCATTATCGCACAGGAGAGCGGTTCTGAAGTAACTGTAACGTACAGTGCACAGGAAGCTGCGAAAGATGCAGATATCGTGTATACGGATGTATGGGCAAGCATGGGCTTTGAGGAAGAGCAGAAGATTCGTGAGCAGGCATTTGCGGCATATCAAGTGGACGAGGAACTGATGAAAGGCGCGAAGCCGGACTACATGTTCTTGCACTGTCTGCCAGCACACCGCGGCGAAGAAGTAAGCGCTGGAGTAATTGACGGACCGAACTCCCTGATCTTTGATCAGGCGGAGAATCGCTTGCATGCACAGAAAGCATTAATGGCTGCGTTAATGAGCGAATAG
- a CDS encoding aspartate aminotransferase family protein, translating to MAKGNEQPGSGTAVAGATGAAAQTESSLFPTYARYPISLVKGKGSWLWDDQGNRYLDFMCGLAVTSLGHGPEKVGAKLKAQIDELWHVSNLFQIPGQEKAAALLTANTCADAVFFCNSGAEANEAAIKVARRYHQKVKGTDRYEVITFAQSFHGRTLATLTATGQDKVKEGFLPLPAGFVTVPLHDIPALEAAIGPNTAAIMLEMVQAEGGVYPVEPEFVKHVRKLCDEHGLLLIVDEVQTGMGRTGKLFAHEHYGIEPDVFTVAKGIGSGFPVGAMLGKGFLRDAFTPGSHATTFGGTPLASSVVIATIETMLEDRLPERAAEMGEYLMSSLRNRLAGNSFVKEVRGLGLLVGIECAEPVGDIVLAGQKRGILFVSAGPNVIRLLPNLYVSKEEIDEAVSLVATLIEEHVAAKA from the coding sequence ATGGCAAAAGGCAACGAACAGCCAGGTTCTGGCACAGCGGTAGCGGGCGCAACAGGTGCAGCGGCACAGACGGAAAGCTCACTTTTCCCAACGTATGCGCGTTATCCAATCAGTCTGGTCAAAGGTAAAGGCAGCTGGTTATGGGATGATCAGGGCAACCGTTATCTCGATTTCATGTGCGGGCTCGCTGTAACGAGTCTGGGCCATGGACCGGAGAAAGTCGGCGCCAAGCTGAAAGCTCAGATTGATGAGTTGTGGCATGTATCCAACCTGTTCCAGATTCCGGGCCAGGAGAAGGCAGCAGCTTTGCTGACAGCCAATACATGCGCTGATGCAGTGTTCTTCTGTAACAGTGGTGCCGAAGCGAACGAAGCGGCTATCAAAGTAGCCCGTCGTTATCACCAGAAGGTGAAGGGCACAGATCGCTATGAAGTGATCACATTTGCACAGTCCTTCCATGGACGGACACTCGCTACACTGACAGCAACTGGACAGGATAAGGTGAAAGAAGGATTTTTGCCATTACCAGCCGGATTTGTAACCGTACCTTTGCATGATATCCCTGCACTTGAAGCGGCAATTGGACCTAACACGGCAGCGATTATGCTGGAGATGGTTCAGGCCGAGGGTGGTGTATATCCGGTTGAACCGGAATTCGTCAAGCATGTACGGAAACTGTGTGATGAGCACGGATTGTTACTCATTGTGGATGAAGTGCAGACTGGAATGGGACGTACAGGCAAACTGTTCGCGCACGAACATTATGGCATCGAGCCAGATGTGTTTACTGTGGCTAAAGGTATCGGTAGTGGTTTCCCTGTAGGCGCGATGTTGGGTAAAGGCTTCCTGCGGGATGCGTTCACGCCAGGTAGCCATGCGACCACCTTTGGTGGAACACCACTTGCTTCATCCGTTGTGATTGCAACCATCGAAACGATGCTGGAAGATCGCTTGCCAGAGCGTGCAGCAGAGATGGGTGAATACCTGATGAGCTCCCTGCGGAATCGTTTGGCGGGTAATTCCTTTGTGAAGGAAGTTCGTGGCTTGGGATTGTTGGTCGGCATTGAATGTGCTGAGCCGGTAGGCGACATTGTGCTTGCTGGGCAAAAACGCGGTATCTTGTTCGTCTCTGCAGGACCGAATGTGATTCGTTTGCTTCCGAACCTGTATGTGAGCAAAGAAGAGATCGACGAGGCCGTATCACTGGTAGCCACATTGATTGAAGAGCACGTAGCGGCGAAAGCCTAA
- the argB gene encoding acetylglutamate kinase, whose translation MNSTMPNNSTATEASTEKQMFVMKCGGSTLAALPESFFADLRDLQSQGTQPVIVHGGGPAISDNLAKLGIETEFVNGLRKTTEPVLDVVEMVLAGSINKQIVRLIQRVGGRALGLSGVDGGLIQAKPVTNHAEIGWVGDVTGVNAEIIQGIVNMGYMPVIAPVGVDATGQRYNINADTAAGAVASHLGVSRMIVVTDVPGIMKNVGGEKKVLPSVSVQEIEDMIQTGEIYGGMIPKVRAAIACIHGQVREVVIVDGSEPQILSRVLGGEIIGTKIIRMQ comes from the coding sequence ATGAATTCAACAATGCCAAACAACAGTACCGCAACGGAAGCGAGCACAGAGAAACAGATGTTTGTCATGAAATGTGGAGGCAGCACACTGGCGGCATTGCCAGAGTCCTTCTTTGCGGATCTGCGTGATTTGCAATCTCAGGGCACGCAGCCGGTAATCGTGCATGGTGGAGGTCCTGCGATTTCGGATAACCTGGCGAAGCTTGGTATCGAAACTGAATTCGTTAATGGCCTACGCAAAACAACGGAACCTGTGCTGGACGTAGTGGAGATGGTGCTTGCGGGCAGTATCAACAAACAGATCGTGCGCCTGATCCAACGTGTGGGCGGTCGTGCACTAGGTTTATCCGGCGTGGACGGTGGCTTGATCCAGGCTAAACCTGTTACAAACCACGCAGAGATCGGCTGGGTAGGCGATGTCACTGGTGTGAACGCAGAAATTATCCAAGGCATCGTGAACATGGGTTACATGCCGGTTATCGCGCCAGTTGGTGTGGATGCCACCGGACAACGCTACAACATCAACGCAGATACAGCTGCGGGTGCTGTGGCGTCTCATCTTGGCGTAAGTCGGATGATTGTCGTGACTGACGTTCCTGGCATTATGAAGAACGTAGGCGGCGAGAAAAAAGTACTGCCATCCGTATCTGTACAGGAGATTGAGGATATGATCCAAACCGGAGAAATTTATGGCGGCATGATTCCTAAAGTGCGTGCAGCTATTGCATGTATTCATGGTCAAGTACGTGAGGTCGTCATCGTAGACGGCAGCGAACCACAGATCCTGAGCCGAGTGCTTGGTGGAGAAATCATCGGAACAAAAATTATCCGTATGCAGTAA
- the argJ gene encoding bifunctional glutamate N-acetyltransferase/amino-acid acetyltransferase ArgJ, with translation MGTNVEQQSFTVVENGTIVTPGGFTAGGLHCGLKKTSRNDIGAIRCDVPATAAAVYTTNVFQAAPLKVTRESLSNGRLQAVIVNSGNANACTGQQGEEDAYAMRSAAARELGVAEEDVAVASTGVIGELLKMDAVHSGITGLPAHMGKESNEAEQFSQAILTTDLVKKEACVSVLVNGKTVTIAGAAKGSGMIHPNMATMLAFMTSDAVIGAEALQRLLRQATNHTFNMITVDGDTSTNDMLVAMSSGYAGNEELTTEHPDWDVFAAGFTYVCQVLAKAIARDGEGATKLVEVEVTGAVSDESAQAIAKTVIGSSLVKSAMFGADANWGRIIAAVGRAGQPVNPDTVNIRLGEISVLEQSRPVVFNEELALAYLQTDTVRIVVDLHHGEGTATAWGCDLTYDYVRINAAYRT, from the coding sequence ATGGGGACGAATGTGGAGCAACAAAGTTTTACCGTGGTTGAGAACGGAACAATTGTAACCCCTGGGGGGTTCACTGCTGGTGGACTTCACTGCGGGTTGAAAAAAACATCTCGTAATGATATCGGAGCGATCCGATGTGATGTACCGGCTACAGCTGCTGCTGTATACACAACGAACGTGTTTCAAGCGGCACCACTCAAAGTAACGCGCGAAAGCTTGAGCAACGGACGCCTTCAGGCTGTTATCGTTAACAGTGGTAATGCCAATGCATGTACAGGGCAACAAGGGGAAGAAGATGCTTATGCGATGCGTTCGGCTGCTGCGCGTGAGTTGGGTGTGGCGGAAGAGGACGTGGCTGTGGCATCCACAGGTGTCATTGGGGAATTGCTCAAAATGGATGCTGTACATTCAGGCATCACCGGACTTCCAGCGCATATGGGCAAGGAGTCTAATGAGGCGGAACAATTTTCACAAGCGATTCTGACAACGGATTTGGTGAAAAAGGAAGCTTGCGTCTCCGTTCTGGTTAACGGCAAGACGGTTACGATTGCGGGAGCCGCCAAAGGCTCGGGTATGATTCATCCGAATATGGCGACAATGCTCGCTTTCATGACCTCTGATGCGGTCATTGGTGCAGAAGCGTTGCAGCGCCTGCTTCGCCAGGCAACCAATCATACATTCAACATGATTACCGTTGATGGCGATACAAGTACGAACGACATGTTGGTAGCCATGTCCAGTGGATATGCAGGCAATGAAGAGCTGACAACAGAGCATCCGGATTGGGACGTTTTTGCAGCCGGCTTCACCTATGTATGCCAAGTGCTGGCCAAAGCCATTGCTCGCGATGGTGAAGGAGCAACCAAACTGGTTGAGGTAGAAGTGACTGGTGCAGTAAGTGATGAATCCGCGCAAGCGATTGCCAAAACCGTCATCGGGTCCAGTCTGGTGAAATCAGCTATGTTTGGCGCTGATGCCAACTGGGGACGGATTATTGCAGCCGTAGGACGTGCAGGGCAACCAGTGAACCCGGATACGGTAAATATACGGTTGGGAGAGATCTCGGTACTTGAACAGTCCCGTCCCGTCGTTTTCAACGAAGAATTGGCATTGGCCTATTTGCAGACCGATACAGTACGCATTGTGGTGGATCTGCACCACGGCGAAGGAACAGCAACAGCCTGGGGCTGTGACCTGACGTATGACTACGTCCGAATTAACGCAGCATACCGCACGTAA
- the argC gene encoding N-acetyl-gamma-glutamyl-phosphate reductase → MNNKLKVAIVGSTGYGGVELIRFFQNHPQVEITSVISSSSSGESIADGFPHLTGVIHRPLDGVDPAEIASRADLVFTATPSGVSAKLVPSLLAAGLKVIDLSGDFRLKDGTVYEEWYKHPAPSADLLEQAVYGMAEVYGEKVKGQNFISNPGCYPTATLLGLIPAVEAGWIDPSTIIIDAKSGVSGAGRGTSLTNHYAEMNENLKAYKLNKHQHIPEIEQVLGDLTGTPVTVTFTTHLVPMTRGIMSTMYAKLVGEHSDREIVDLYRKYYENRPFVRVREPGIWPSTKEVYGSNYCDIGFAVDPRTGRLTIISVIDNLVKGASGQAIQNMNLMMGWEENLGLNMTPVYP, encoded by the coding sequence GTGAATAACAAATTAAAAGTAGCAATCGTCGGTTCCACCGGCTACGGCGGGGTGGAGCTGATTCGTTTTTTCCAGAACCATCCGCAGGTTGAAATCACATCGGTGATCTCATCATCGAGCAGTGGTGAGTCCATCGCAGATGGATTTCCGCATTTGACGGGCGTGATTCACAGGCCACTCGACGGTGTAGATCCGGCTGAAATTGCGAGTCGTGCAGATCTGGTATTCACAGCAACCCCGTCTGGCGTAAGTGCGAAGCTCGTACCAAGCCTGCTGGCAGCAGGGCTTAAGGTCATTGACCTGTCTGGCGATTTCAGACTCAAAGATGGAACAGTGTACGAAGAGTGGTACAAACATCCGGCGCCTTCAGCTGATTTGCTGGAACAAGCTGTATACGGCATGGCTGAGGTGTACGGGGAAAAGGTGAAGGGACAGAATTTCATATCCAACCCAGGCTGTTACCCAACGGCTACACTTCTTGGACTGATCCCTGCAGTAGAGGCAGGCTGGATTGATCCTTCTACTATTATTATTGATGCCAAATCAGGCGTGTCCGGGGCAGGACGCGGAACAAGTCTGACAAACCATTATGCAGAGATGAATGAAAATCTCAAAGCCTATAAACTGAACAAACACCAACATATTCCCGAGATCGAACAAGTGCTTGGTGATCTAACGGGAACGCCTGTTACGGTTACCTTTACAACACATCTGGTGCCTATGACACGTGGGATCATGAGTACGATGTATGCAAAACTCGTTGGGGAACACAGCGATCGGGAGATCGTAGATTTATACCGCAAATATTATGAGAACAGACCTTTCGTACGTGTACGTGAACCGGGCATCTGGCCTTCTACCAAAGAAGTGTACGGATCCAACTATTGTGATATCGGATTTGCGGTAGATCCTCGCACAGGGCGTTTGACCATTATTTCGGTCATCGACAACCTGGTGAAGGGTGCATCCGGGCAAGCGATTCAAAATATGAACCTGATGATGGGATGGGAGGAGAACCTCGGGCTGAACATGACACCGGTATATCCATAA